A genome region from Glycine max cultivar Williams 82 chromosome 5, Glycine_max_v4.0, whole genome shotgun sequence includes the following:
- the TRE1 gene encoding trehalase 1 isoform 1 (isoform 1 is encoded by transcript variant 1), translating into MASHCVMAVTPSTPLLSFLERLQETAFETFAHSNFDPKTYVDMPLKSALTVTEDAFQKLPRNANGSVPVEDLKRFIEAYFEGAGDDLVYRDPQDFVPEPEGFLPKVNQPQVRAWALQVHSLWKNLSRKISGAVKAQPDLHTLLPLPGSVVIPGSRFREVYYWDSYWVIRGLLASKMHDTAKAIVTNLISLIDKYGFVLNGARAYYTNRSQPPLLSAMIYEIYNSTGDLELVKRSLPALLKEYEFWNSDIHKLTILDAQGCTHTLNRYYAKWDKPRPESSIMDKASASNFSSVSEKQQFYRELASAAESGWDFSTRWMRNPPNFTTLATTSVIPVDLNAFLLGMELNIALFAKVTGDNSTAERFLENSDLRKKAMDSIFWNANKKQWLDYWLSSTCEEVHVWKNEHQNQNVFASNFVPLWMKPFYSDTSLVSSVVESLKTSGLLRDAGVATSLTDSGQQWDFPNGWAPLQHMLVEGLLKSGLKEARLLAEEIAIRWVTTNYIVYKKTGVMHEKFDVEHCGEFGGGGEYVPQTGFGWSNGVVLAFLEEFGWPEDRNIEC; encoded by the exons ATGG CATCACACTGTGTAATGGCCGTGACGCCCTCAACCCCTCTTCTCTCCTTCCTCGAACGCCTCCAAGAAACAGCCTTCGAAACCTTCGCCCATTCCAACTTCGATCCCAAAACCTACGTGGACATGCCTCTCAAGTCCGCCCTCACGGTTACCGAGGACGCGTTCCAGAAGCTTCCGAGGAACGCCAACGGGTCCGTGCCGGTTGAGGATTTGAAGCGTTTCATAGAAGCCTACTTTGAAGGTGCAGGGGATGATCTGGTGTACCGGGACCCACAGGATTTCGTTCCCGAGCCGGAGGGTTTCTTGCCCAAGGTGAACCAGCCTCAGGTTAGGGCCTGGGCCTTGCAGGTCCATTCGCTTTGGAAAAACTTGAGCCGGAAAATATCCGGTGCGGTGAAGGCACAGCCAGACTTACATACGCTGCTCCCTCTCCCTGGTTCGGTTGTCATTCCCGGGTCGCGTTTTCGCGAGGTTTATTACTGGGATTCCTATTGGGTTATTAG GGGCCTGCTGGCCAGTAAAATGCATGACACAGCTAAGGCTATTGTCACCAATCTCATTTCCTTGATAGATAAATATGGCTTTGTTCTTAATGGGGCTAGAGCTTACTACACTAACAGGAG CCAGCCTCCCCTTTTAAGCGCCATGATTTATGAGATATACAATAGCACGGGTGACTTGGAATTAGTTAAAAGATCTCTACCTGCCTTACTGAAAGAATATGAATTTTGGAATTCAG ATATACATAAACTGACCATTTTGGATGCTCAAGGTTGCACTCATACCTTAAATCGTTATTATGCAAAGTGGGACAAACCCAGGCCGGAATCGTCCATAATG GACAAGGCATCTGCTTCCAACTTCTCCAGTGTTTCAGAAAAACAGCAGTTTTACCGTGAACTGGCATCAGCTGCTGAATCAGGATGGGATTTCAGCACCAGATGGATGAG AAATCCACCTAATTTCACAACATTGGCTACAACATCTGTAATACCTGTTGATTTGAACGCATTTCTACTCGGG ATGGAACTTAATATTGCCTTATTTGCAAAAGTTACTGGAGATAATAGCACTGCTGAACGGTTCCTGGAAAATTCTGATCTTAGAAAGAAGGCAATGGACTCTATTTTCTGGAATGCAAACAAGAAACAGTGGCTTGATTACTGGCTCAGCAGTACATGTGAG GAGGTTCATGTTTGGAAAAACGAGCATCAGAATCAAAATGTATTTGCTTCCAATTTTGTTCCTTTGTGGATGAAGCCATTTTACTCAG atACTTCGCTTGTGAGTAGTGTTGTTGAAAGTCTCAAAACATCTGGCCTGCTCCGTGATGCTGGAGTTGCAACTTCTTTGACTGATTCAGGGCAACAGTG GGACTTTCCAAATGGGTGGGCGCCGCTTCAACACATGCTAGTGGAAGGACTGCTAAAATCGGGATTGAAAGAAGCAAGGTTATTGGCTGAGGAAATTGCCATCAGATGGGTCACAACCAATTATATTGTTTATAAGAAAACAGGTGTAATGCATGAAAAGTTTGACGTGGAGCATTGTGGAGAATTTGGAGGTGGGGGCGAATATGTACCCCAG ACTGGTTTTGGCTGGTCAAATGGAGTTGTGTTGGCATTCTTGGAGGAGTTTGGATGGCCTGAAGATCGGAACATAGAATGCTGA
- the TRE1 gene encoding trehalase 1 isoform 2 precursor (isoform 2 precursor is encoded by transcript variant 2), translated as MAEYAQNYKVLILTWLSLTLVTVTASHCVMAVTPSTPLLSFLERLQETAFETFAHSNFDPKTYVDMPLKSALTVTEDAFQKLPRNANGSVPVEDLKRFIEAYFEGAGDDLVYRDPQDFVPEPEGFLPKVNQPQVRAWALQVHSLWKNLSRKISGAVKAQPDLHTLLPLPGSVVIPGSRFREVYYWDSYWVIRGLLASKMHDTAKAIVTNLISLIDKYGFVLNGARAYYTNRSQPPLLSAMIYEIYNSTGDLELVKRSLPALLKEYEFWNSDIHKLTILDAQGCTHTLNRYYAKWDKPRPESSIMDKASASNFSSVSEKQQFYRELASAAESGWDFSTRWMRNPPNFTTLATTSVIPVDLNAFLLGMELNIALFAKVTGDNSTAERFLENSDLRKKAMDSIFWNANKKQWLDYWLSSTCEEVHVWKNEHQNQNVFASNFVPLWMKPFYSDTSLVSSVVESLKTSGLLRDAGVATSLTDSGQQWDFPNGWAPLQHMLVEGLLKSGLKEARLLAEEIAIRWVTTNYIVYKKTGVMHEKFDVEHCGEFGGGGEYVPQTGFGWSNGVVLAFLEEFGWPEDRNIEC; from the exons ATGGCCGAGTACGCTCAAAATTATAAAGTGCTCATCCTCACATGGCTCTCACTAACACTAGTCACTGTAACAGCATCACACTGTGTAATGGCCGTGACGCCCTCAACCCCTCTTCTCTCCTTCCTCGAACGCCTCCAAGAAACAGCCTTCGAAACCTTCGCCCATTCCAACTTCGATCCCAAAACCTACGTGGACATGCCTCTCAAGTCCGCCCTCACGGTTACCGAGGACGCGTTCCAGAAGCTTCCGAGGAACGCCAACGGGTCCGTGCCGGTTGAGGATTTGAAGCGTTTCATAGAAGCCTACTTTGAAGGTGCAGGGGATGATCTGGTGTACCGGGACCCACAGGATTTCGTTCCCGAGCCGGAGGGTTTCTTGCCCAAGGTGAACCAGCCTCAGGTTAGGGCCTGGGCCTTGCAGGTCCATTCGCTTTGGAAAAACTTGAGCCGGAAAATATCCGGTGCGGTGAAGGCACAGCCAGACTTACATACGCTGCTCCCTCTCCCTGGTTCGGTTGTCATTCCCGGGTCGCGTTTTCGCGAGGTTTATTACTGGGATTCCTATTGGGTTATTAG GGGCCTGCTGGCCAGTAAAATGCATGACACAGCTAAGGCTATTGTCACCAATCTCATTTCCTTGATAGATAAATATGGCTTTGTTCTTAATGGGGCTAGAGCTTACTACACTAACAGGAG CCAGCCTCCCCTTTTAAGCGCCATGATTTATGAGATATACAATAGCACGGGTGACTTGGAATTAGTTAAAAGATCTCTACCTGCCTTACTGAAAGAATATGAATTTTGGAATTCAG ATATACATAAACTGACCATTTTGGATGCTCAAGGTTGCACTCATACCTTAAATCGTTATTATGCAAAGTGGGACAAACCCAGGCCGGAATCGTCCATAATG GACAAGGCATCTGCTTCCAACTTCTCCAGTGTTTCAGAAAAACAGCAGTTTTACCGTGAACTGGCATCAGCTGCTGAATCAGGATGGGATTTCAGCACCAGATGGATGAG AAATCCACCTAATTTCACAACATTGGCTACAACATCTGTAATACCTGTTGATTTGAACGCATTTCTACTCGGG ATGGAACTTAATATTGCCTTATTTGCAAAAGTTACTGGAGATAATAGCACTGCTGAACGGTTCCTGGAAAATTCTGATCTTAGAAAGAAGGCAATGGACTCTATTTTCTGGAATGCAAACAAGAAACAGTGGCTTGATTACTGGCTCAGCAGTACATGTGAG GAGGTTCATGTTTGGAAAAACGAGCATCAGAATCAAAATGTATTTGCTTCCAATTTTGTTCCTTTGTGGATGAAGCCATTTTACTCAG atACTTCGCTTGTGAGTAGTGTTGTTGAAAGTCTCAAAACATCTGGCCTGCTCCGTGATGCTGGAGTTGCAACTTCTTTGACTGATTCAGGGCAACAGTG GGACTTTCCAAATGGGTGGGCGCCGCTTCAACACATGCTAGTGGAAGGACTGCTAAAATCGGGATTGAAAGAAGCAAGGTTATTGGCTGAGGAAATTGCCATCAGATGGGTCACAACCAATTATATTGTTTATAAGAAAACAGGTGTAATGCATGAAAAGTTTGACGTGGAGCATTGTGGAGAATTTGGAGGTGGGGGCGAATATGTACCCCAG ACTGGTTTTGGCTGGTCAAATGGAGTTGTGTTGGCATTCTTGGAGGAGTTTGGATGGCCTGAAGATCGGAACATAGAATGCTGA
- the TRE1 gene encoding trehalase 1 isoform X1, giving the protein MAEYAQNYKVLILTWLSLTLVTVTASHCVMAVTPSTPLLSFLERLQETAFETFAHSNFDPKTYVDMPLKSALTVTEDAFQKLPRNANGSVPVEDLKRFIEAYFEGAGDDLVYRDPQDFVPEPEGFLPKVNQPQVRAWALQVHSLWKNLSRKISGAVKAQPDLHTLLPLPGSVVIPGSRFREVYYWDSYWVIRGLLASKMHDTAKAIVTNLISLIDKYGFVLNGARAYYTNRSQPPLLSAMIYEIYNSTGDLELVKRSLPALLKEYEFWNSDIHKLTILDAQGCTHTLNRYYAKWDKPRPESSIMDKASASNFSSVSEKQQFYRELASAAESGWDFSTRWMRNPPNFTTLATTSVIPVDLNAFLLGMELNIALFAKVTGDNSTAERFLENSDLRKKAMDSIFWNANKKQWLDYWLSSTCEEVHVWKNEHQNQNVFASNFVPLWMKPFYSDTSLVSSVVESLKTSGLLRDAGVATSLTDSGQQW; this is encoded by the exons ATGGCCGAGTACGCTCAAAATTATAAAGTGCTCATCCTCACATGGCTCTCACTAACACTAGTCACTGTAACAGCATCACACTGTGTAATGGCCGTGACGCCCTCAACCCCTCTTCTCTCCTTCCTCGAACGCCTCCAAGAAACAGCCTTCGAAACCTTCGCCCATTCCAACTTCGATCCCAAAACCTACGTGGACATGCCTCTCAAGTCCGCCCTCACGGTTACCGAGGACGCGTTCCAGAAGCTTCCGAGGAACGCCAACGGGTCCGTGCCGGTTGAGGATTTGAAGCGTTTCATAGAAGCCTACTTTGAAGGTGCAGGGGATGATCTGGTGTACCGGGACCCACAGGATTTCGTTCCCGAGCCGGAGGGTTTCTTGCCCAAGGTGAACCAGCCTCAGGTTAGGGCCTGGGCCTTGCAGGTCCATTCGCTTTGGAAAAACTTGAGCCGGAAAATATCCGGTGCGGTGAAGGCACAGCCAGACTTACATACGCTGCTCCCTCTCCCTGGTTCGGTTGTCATTCCCGGGTCGCGTTTTCGCGAGGTTTATTACTGGGATTCCTATTGGGTTATTAG GGGCCTGCTGGCCAGTAAAATGCATGACACAGCTAAGGCTATTGTCACCAATCTCATTTCCTTGATAGATAAATATGGCTTTGTTCTTAATGGGGCTAGAGCTTACTACACTAACAGGAG CCAGCCTCCCCTTTTAAGCGCCATGATTTATGAGATATACAATAGCACGGGTGACTTGGAATTAGTTAAAAGATCTCTACCTGCCTTACTGAAAGAATATGAATTTTGGAATTCAG ATATACATAAACTGACCATTTTGGATGCTCAAGGTTGCACTCATACCTTAAATCGTTATTATGCAAAGTGGGACAAACCCAGGCCGGAATCGTCCATAATG GACAAGGCATCTGCTTCCAACTTCTCCAGTGTTTCAGAAAAACAGCAGTTTTACCGTGAACTGGCATCAGCTGCTGAATCAGGATGGGATTTCAGCACCAGATGGATGAG AAATCCACCTAATTTCACAACATTGGCTACAACATCTGTAATACCTGTTGATTTGAACGCATTTCTACTCGGG ATGGAACTTAATATTGCCTTATTTGCAAAAGTTACTGGAGATAATAGCACTGCTGAACGGTTCCTGGAAAATTCTGATCTTAGAAAGAAGGCAATGGACTCTATTTTCTGGAATGCAAACAAGAAACAGTGGCTTGATTACTGGCTCAGCAGTACATGTGAG GAGGTTCATGTTTGGAAAAACGAGCATCAGAATCAAAATGTATTTGCTTCCAATTTTGTTCCTTTGTGGATGAAGCCATTTTACTCAG atACTTCGCTTGTGAGTAGTGTTGTTGAAAGTCTCAAAACATCTGGCCTGCTCCGTGATGCTGGAGTTGCAACTTCTTTGACTGATTCAGGGCAACAGTGGTAA
- the LOC102670316 gene encoding short-chain dehydrogenase TIC 32 A, chloroplastic: protein MLETVKYLLGSAGPSGFGSKSTAEQVTENRADLHSITAIITGATSGIGAETARVLAKRGARLVLPARSMKAAEDAKARIVSECPDSEIIVMSLDLSSLNSVTTFVAHFHSLGLPLHLLINNAGKFAHEHAISEDGVEMTFATNYLGHFVLTNLLVKKMVETAKETGVQGRIVNVSSSIHGWFSGDAISYLALISRNKRHYDATRAYALSKLANVFHTKELSRRLQQMGANVTVNCVHPGIVRTRLTREREGLLTDLVFFLASKLLKTIPQAAATTCYVATHPRLFNVSGKYFADCNETSTSKLGSNSTEAARLWAASEFMISRGPKAAFDLLRHLEF, encoded by the exons ATGCTCGAGACCGTTAAATACCTTCTCGGCTCCGCCGGTCCAAGCGGCTTCGGGTCCAAATCCACCGCCGAACAAGTCACGGAAAACCGCGCCGATCTCCACTCCATCACCGCCATCATCACCGGTGCTACGTCTGGAATCGGAGCTGAAACGGCGCGTGTGTTAGCGAAGCGTGGTGCGAGGCTGGTTCTGCCGGCGCGTAGCATGAAAGCCGCGGAAGACGCCAAAGCGCGCATAGTGTCAGAGTGTCCTGATTCGGAAATCATCGTTATGTCTCTTGATCTCAGTTCTCTGAATTCGGTTACAACCTTCGTTGCTCACTTCCACTCTCTCGGTTTGCCTCTCCATCTCctcat AAACAACGCTGGAAAGTTCGCACACGAGCATGCTATCTCTGAGGATGGAGTTGAAATGACTTTTGCCACTAATTACCTAG GTCATTTTGTGTTGACGAATTTGTTGGTGAAAAAGATGGTGGAAACGGCGAAGGAGACAGGAGTGCAGGGTAGGATAGTGAACGTGTCGTCGAGCATCCACGGGTGGTTTTCCGGCGATGCAATTTCATATCTGGCTCTTATAAGCCGCAACAAAAG GCATTACGACGCCACACGTGCTTATGCTCTTTCCAAGCTCGCCAACGTTTTCCACACCAAGGAACTTTCCCGTAGACTCCAG CAAATGGGGGCCAACGTCACTGTGAATTGTGTTCATCCTGGGATCGTCAGAACCAGACTCACTAGAGAGCGTGAGGGCTTGCTCACAG aTTTGGTGTTCTTTTTGGCTTCCAAGCTCTTGAAGACCATTCCTCAG GCAGCTGCTACGACATGTTATGTGGCCACTCATCCAAGGCTTTTCAATGTCTCCGGCAAGTACTTTGCTGACTGTAACGAAACTTCAACCTCAAAATTGGGATCCAACTCAACTGAAGCTGCAAGGCTATGGGCCGCATCCGAATTCATGATTTCTAGGGGTCCAAAAGCTGCCTTTGACCTACTTAGGCACCTTGAATTTTGA